The DNA region CCCTCCTGTTTCATGTCAGTAAATGTACGCAGTGGTCCGTCATCATCATGATGTGCTGGGTGGCTGCTCCATGCCTCCATGTAGTGGACTGATGGAAgtacagcagctgatctttttacagccCAAATGATGGAAAGgaggatgtgagttgatgtgcagatgaatgatttgtgtttcctctgcagatgaaggtagaaagtgtgtgtgagctgatgtgaattcagcagcatggatcagtgtgaggacactaaaacctctctgtgtggggaacatgagagccagagcaaagctcagaggtgagaggaccatctctaactgtccatgactTTTCTCCATGTCAGAGCTCAGCGCTCACATCACCAAACCTCCTTTATTCACAGGAACCCACCTGAATAAGATCAAATGTAAATGGATCTTCCTCTTCACTTCGAATCAGACCAACATCCATCCTTTaagaggtgagctgagtgtaaatgttgtaacagagtcagtttgaacagtttttcctccaacatgtgtttaatgtgagatCAGCTCTGCTTCACATCCATTTCTATGTTCATATGTGAAGCGGTGTGTGTTGAACGTTTCCCACCAACACAGCagtcagagaggaaagaatgATGTTGGaggaggtgtttctgagtgtccataggacagcagctggtccagcagggggcgcctTTGTGCTTTGGCTCTAACACAGTGTAGGCAGGAACTTCCACTCAGGGGGCCGGTGCTGCTGgatggaggaggacagacagattTATTCAgaattaaaaagctgaacgtctGAACcacatggagctgatggaggtgttATGTGTTCCAGGTTCAGCAGAGGAACAGTCAGCAGGGTGCTGGTTAGCTGCTTCAAGCTTTAATAAGTTCAGATTAGTGAGCAACAGAACAAAAGCTTGTCCTGAAAGACTGAGATGAAACTTGGTAAGCAGACAGGAACTCTGCTTCTTCCAGTTAACTAAACACAGCTTTGGAAGCTACAATGAAAGTTTGTCTCCTGTCTTTGGGAAATAATCATCAGATGATGTTGTACAGTCATCGTCTGAGGCCTTCACACTGGGAGCTGCCCAGTACAACCAGTCCGATCCTAGCACACACTGGCTCTGGCTGCCTTGCTCCAGGCCACTTCAGCAGGGAGGGAAAGCTTTCTGAAGGGGTTGGTGAGAGCTGCTGGGACCCAACCAAAGTGAGCTGAAAGCTCCAAGCAGCTGCAGACTGAGCTGTTGGTTCTCAGTGGGATCAGCAGGACCAGTAAAGCTTTCCACTATAGGGAGTCCTCTGATCCACTGTTCACATCCACACATCCCTTCATGGAGCTTCACcttgtgtttgtctctgtgtggacagACAGAATGTGAGCTGAACATGAGAACAGGGCAAAGCaaattttttaactttttaaaaatgttcaatatTCTAACCCACAAACGCTTCCCTTCCTGTTCGTCCACCTCGCTGTTCACTACACCTGTAACTGAACCTGAAGAACCAGTTCCTAAAAACAAACCTAATTATTGGCCTTCTGAAGCGTCCTCTGAACCTAAACCTGCCTCACATCCTGAAGCTTGTGCTAAATATGAGCCCAAAGTATGTGAACCAGCACCAGCAGTCACATCCAGACTTCAACCTGAATATGAACCACCAGTCGAGCCAAGACTAGAGTCTGGACCGCATTCAGCTCTTGAAAGACAGCCTCTGAAGtaaactgaagctgaaagttactCAGATTAGCTTCATGGTGAAATATTTTAAACCTTCTTCACACACACTCTTCTTACGTACTTAGTAATTtacttttcatcagttttattagtttttgttGCATTATAGAGAACTTTCcggcttctttttctcttttagagCAAAGATGGAGACACCTGTGGAGGACCCTCCAACCCAGGCAGCTCCACCCCCTTCAGCAGGTAGGAGTCCAACAGTTTCTGCATGGAGACACCAGTAAGACACATGATGCTCAAACTGACCAATCACAGCTcccgttgtttctgtgtggttcCTTCAGCCTTCAGTTAGCAGTGACTGTTAGACTCTTTAACTACGTTATAAACCCTTTAATACAACTGCAGCAGTGGGCAGGAGGCAGGGTACAACACCCCACATTCACCTGTCAGTCACAACTCTGATATGTAAGGAAAAACACCAGTTACCATGGTGATAAGCGCTTCACAACAGTCTTATGTGATTTAAATTCCTTTAATCTAAAGATCTCTGCAGCCTGCCATCGGTTTGATGCCATCATTGAACAGAATGTAGAATGAGTTTTTAGGTGATGTCTTGTTCAGAATAACCAGAAACAAGTATAGAAGCCTGTTCTATCCCGCTGATATCTGATCCAACACATCAGCCTTCATATAAGAGAGTATACGTCAGATTAAAATTAACTTTGATTTGGTcattcaactcaactcaactcaaactttatttatagagcacatttaaaaaaacaaccgaggttgaccaaagtgctgtacatgataaaagctgcattaaaggtAAAAGTGACTCAGATAATGCTACCGTTCCAAGCAGTTAAAATCAATAGATACTAAAACACAGtgcaataaaatagaataaaataagttcaaataaaatacattaaaataaataaaataaagatatgaAACAAATCAAGGTTATCAGCCAAGAGTCTActtaaatatgattaaaagccagggagaaaAAGTGGGTTTTTTAGGAGGATTTAAAAGCCTCAAAAGATCCTGCAGATCGAATGTGCCAGGGAAGGTAATTCCAGAGCCTaggcaatattgccatgaacgagatatcgagacacacccacctggccttcagctcagtgcgctccacgacagcacgggtgctttgatgcgtatatgtgtgcagtctccgattatgtttggcagtccagccacgggattaaagtccctcttaatttgtacttgttggacagcggtgtatgggaatttgatgtaccatgggtgataaactgatgagagttttgatgaccaaggggagcgcacggctcacagaggactgggacacatccaatctgtctccaatctccctctgaaaggttcccgtggccaaaaatccaagggtgctgaggacctggatgtgtggtggaattgggtttgatcggcgtgtttttctctggagttgtgtctctagcaagctgcatatttgtagcagcacagtctttgggaatcttaatcgcgatgtcagccattcgtctgtctccacacggtctcttccaagagcctgacgcactaaggcatccaaaagtagcaagacagccgctggttacgcttcccattgaccttgttatatacagagtcaaattaaccttcaattagtgcacaatttaagtcaaacagaataatgtcagtatcattatggggtataatgtatatttatttatgttttcttcaaagtaattaaaaatacaatccattagtcaagcaaacttgattggaataacagcggactattttacgaaactcctacgacagctctggatcactcgtaaattctgttcgtacctgaaagaaaacgtaaaatacgaaaagattggtgaatgcgcaaattctcttaaatcactcgtacggacgatttaagaacaaatctgtgcgtacgaacgcttcttgcatgaggcccaatgttctgtccgattctctATGTAAACAAGAGGGCTAATaagctgagtgaagctgacaccccacccacgtgaaaaattcaagcaaatggtggtctacttttttagtgctccgtttgtgccgttaaaactggcgtttgtgctgctttcgtctctgaGATATTATGAATTATAATTTCGGCCGATGACGTCACCATCCCCCCCatcttgctccaaaacaaaccagagtggtctacttttttagtgctccgtttgtgctggtttgtgccgttaaaactggcgtttgtgctgctttcgtctccgagttacgttttactttcagttgatcacatgatttcactatattgatcaggaggcaatgaatttcatctgctgcaggttgtaGTCATTCTGTTTTGTTCCAGTAAGTTCTTTTCGCCAATTTAGTCAGTGGGAAGTTGTCGGATATGTTGCTAACGCAGGAGAGAACAGAATGAACACATATAACCCTTGAGTGACATTCGGTGACGGTAATGCACCAATTTCCTTGCCAACCatcaataaactaaataaaaaaatactgacaCCGTAAAATACATATATCTTCATTATCAAGCTAATGTCACTGTTATTTGTAGAAagagattttaaaaaacaaacttaccttctgttctctcctgcgTTAGCAACATATCCGACAACTTCCCACTGACTAAATTGGCGAAAAGAACTTACTGGAACAAAACAGAATGACtacaacctgcagcagatgaaattcattgcctcctgatcaatatagtgaaatcatgtgatcaactgaaagtaaaacgtaactcggagacgaaagcagcacaaacgccagttttaacggtacaaacctgcacaaacggagcactaaaaaagtaaaccactctggtttgttttggagcaagatggggggatggtgacctttggatgacctaaaaaataatctttaatatctcagaaaccaaagcagcacaaacgaaaattttaacggcacaaaccagcacaaacggagcactaaccgatcaatctatttgcttgaatttttcacgtgggtggggtgtcagcttcactcagctgggctaataccgtttacaaatatacaattaaaagaaaaagaataaaattagacccaagacttgtggaaagaagtagaatgatttaaaagtaaatttatttatgcccttcggggataaataaagttttttctgattctctgattctgattctgataaagcattaagcagcaggaggaagcagagacacgtctacactcttcagaagcaggaagtttttatatatagatataaatagatatttatatagatatactgTAAACTTTGCACAAATTATACAAGTTTTCATTTTGGTATTGGCAACTAAagtctaaaaatgttttatttctaattgtgtttattttgaaaatgcttCAGATTTTCATCACTACTTTTTTAGCATTAGCTTTAATTTATCTTCAAACAGATCCACCCATCAAAAACCATCTGGTTAAATATAGAACAAATCATTTCTGATCAAGTTATCTTTGTTCTGAAACAGGGACAACAGCAATGACTCTGACAGCCTGGAAGGTTCATAAAATCACAAGCACTCTTCTTGTGATATACCCCAATTTTTGGAATACCTTGACTTTCAACCTTTTATGTCATTAAAATATTGTTTAACTCCCTGGTCCCATTTTCTCATTTGGTTTGGGTGTGTGATATTAGGAAGAAACACTTTTTGGGAAATCTTCCACACAAAGCGAGCTCCTCTTCCCTGAGCCTCACAGCCATATGATCAACAAAAGCACAATGAAAGCTATGTTCATGACATCATTCATCACTGACTGTCTCTATGGGCTCCCGCTTCATATTATCCAGCACTTTATTGTGTCAGCTTTCAAAATGTACATGAACCCCTGAACTAATCATGATTCCGACgtattatttttacatttcaagAACATTTACTGAAAAGACCAAAGTTTGAGTGAGATTCGTGTTCATGTCTATGACACCTTGCAGAGAGCGAACTCAACAGAATACGAGCGGAGTTTGTGAAGAGGGTGCCAGCAGAAATCCTCAAGCAGCTGCTTGATGCCCTCTTAGCAGATGGTGTCTTCAGTGATTTGGAGAAAGAAGCAATAATTGAGGAGAACCAGAACAGAGCAGATAAGGCACGAAGACTCATCGATGATGTAAGAAGAAAAGGAGAGGAAGCCGGCAGGAAGATGATGGAACATCTTCAAAAATTTGATCGTACACTTTCCTCTGAGCTGGGTTTGTTGTCTGGCCCATCAGCACAAAAAGGTAAGGCCACATATTTCTGTTATAAGggcttatatttttatattcagTTGTACTGACAAgattagtcttttggactaataattgaaactcttaaagagctgacATCCCTTAAGGCCCTTTAAGACCAAGTGTGACATGTGCTTAGCCTTAGTTCAGCACACTGGTCACAAAGTACAGACATATTTTGTTGTTGGCAGGGAGGAAGCTATTAGTTTTAGTATTGTAGGCTTTATATAGTCAATAAGTAGGGTTAATCTGTCCTTGTCACACCCGAAAAGGGCAGTACACACAAAAGAACCCAAATGCAGATCGAGACTGAGTGGGAAGATCAAAAAACAGTTTATTAATAGTAGTGACTGGCGAGTGTGTCCAAAGAGGTTGTTTCCAGTTCAGGTACTCACTGGGGAGAAGCAGAGTGTCAACAAAGGCAATTCAGGGGTTCCGTGGAAATCAAAATTTAGAATGTAGTGGCTTAGAGTGAACCGTGGGGTGGGGTAGTCCAAGGCTGTGGTGTGACTGATCAGGGATAGTGGCATGGCTGGcaggcaggcagcagcagcagcagcagcagcaaaagaCTGGAGGTCCACAAAGCAAGGGGAACACCTCAAGGAGAAAAAACTGGAAAATACAAAGGTAGGTTAGTAATCTTGAGTAATACTCAGCGTGCCAAGAACTCAAAATCAGCCAGGATTACCACAGGTAACTGTGAAACAATCTGGCAGAGACTGGAACTCCTGCTGATCCTTAAAACGCCAACCAGTAATGGCGGCAGATGGACAACAGGTGGGCAGACAGGATCAGGCCAGACTCCGCCTGGACTTCCTGGATGCCTGCTCCGCCCCGCCTAGAACTCAGAACACACCACAACCAAGTGCACTCAtgagagtcctgttcccatctaTCAGTGACGGACTGGGGTAAAAAAAACGGCCCTGGCATTTTGCACCCACAAGCAGCCCTGTAGACCCAGCATTTGCCAATACCTCCTCCTGGTCCtcgattcatttttttaaattgttgtaAGTAATCCATCCAGGACATCTACCGTCCACGTTTATCTCTTACTTTGACCAACAAGCTACAGAATGTTGAATCTTCTacgttctatttttttttggcgGGAGCCGGGTAAATGAAATTCCCACAAGGCAGTGCTTTACTCCAGTTGtctcaaacacatacaaaatatagataaatatacatttctttcattttaaacatttttacatcgtacgaagatatattcagataaaataaactaatgtaatgtaaatgaaccataataaaacacatcatcaaGGTCCCACCGTCAGTGTGTAATGTATAGCGATTTCATTGGTATAAATAGCGAAAAGGTGCCATTGAAAGGTCAGTAAGAAGGAACTTTTTAGGATGACAAGGGAGCGTGATGACCGACCGTGACTGCGGGGCCACGATGGGTATTGTCAGGGCCGCGGCCCTTCGGGCATGTGCCCGAATGCCAGACCGCTCAGTCCGTGCCTGCCATCTATGTGGCAATGCACTGCTGCACTGACAGTGATTCTGTGGGTGCAGGAGGGATCATTGTGAATAATTCACCCACACAACCAGCTTGTCCTCCATTTTTGCTTTGACATGCACTTTTCCCGCACAGCGACAAACCATCATTACACAACGCAAGTCAATGAAATTAATGGATTAGATTGGTGGGATTGTCACATGAGGTCTGAGAGAATCATTGTAGGGGAGCAGTGTCATTTTTACAGACTTGAACCAACACCAGTTCAGTTCCACATTAGTTTGTGTAGTAGCTGCATCTGTGTGGCATGATACAGTGGAGTCCATCTTTAACCTCGGTAGAAGTGGGAGAAAGACGTGTTTGGGAGATGCTCCTCAGTGGTATTTTCTGAGGGTTTATCTTTTGGTTTATCTGAGGAAAAGTCTGTAGTAGCCTGTTTTCTGAGGGCTTTGAACAGGGTTATGGTTGCTAATGTGTTTGTAGCAAGGAATCTGTGATTTCAAGATGCGTTTGGATGTGTGTTTCAGAAGGAAGCTCCAcctgtgcagcagcaggtgaATGTAGGGTTTGCAGTAAAGTTCGGTGTCGAGGATCTTCTCAAGTTGCTCAAAATTGtttgatgtatttattttttttcacttggaGTGTTTTTAGTGGGATtatcttcttgtttttcttggttTGTGTTGTTCACTTATGGTTACTAGTTTCAAAAACTTGTGTTCCGTTTTTTCTGAGGAAAGGCCTTGACTTGTGACTTGCTTACTAAGAGCTTTGAGTTGGGTGTGTGACTTACAACTCCAAATGTTTTACACCAAACTGTTACAAGTTGTTTTTGTATAGGGTTTGCAGACATGTGATCCTCCCCATCTACACTGAGTGAATGAATTGATATCGAAATTATGTCTTTCATTTGCAATAATAGCCTATATTCTCATCAGAGATTGAGGTAAATTTAGCTTTAAAGGCACTTCTTTTACTTGTTTATGCTCCATACGCTGGTCAGTAACAGGAAATCTTCTTATCTCCCATTTTGTCATTCAGAGCTTCTTCACAGGTGTCAGCCCAAACTCAAGTGTAACTTGACGAaaaagttccagtgtgtgtttgaggggattgctaaagcaggaaagccaacccttctgaataagatctacacagagctctacatcacagagggagggaccggagaggtcaatgatgaacatgaggtcagacagattgaagcagcatccaggaaagcaggcagagcagaaacaaccATCAGACatgaagacatctttaaagtcccacctggaagagatgaaccaatcagaacagtgatgacaaagggagtggctggcattgggaaaacagtcttaacacagaagttcactctggactgggctgaaggcaaagccaaccaggacatccagctcatgtttccattcactttcagacaactgaatctgctgaaagaggaaaagttcagcttggtggaacttGTTCATGAATTATTTAATGAAGCTAAAgaagcaggaatctgcagctttgaagaGTTCCAGGttttgttcatctttgacggtctggatgagtgtcgaccTCCTCTGGACTTCAAGAAAACTACAATCCTAACTGACCCAGGAAAGtccacctcagtggatgtgctgctgacaaacctcatcagggggaacctgcttccctctgctcgcctctggataaccacacgacctgcagcagccaatcagatcccttcTAGCTGTGTTgacatggtgacagaggtcagagggttcactgacccacagaaggaggagtacttcaggaagagattcagagatgaggagcaggccagcaggatcatctcccacatgaagacatcccgaagcctccacatcatgtgccacatcccagtcttctgctggatcactgctacagttctggaggatgtgttggaaaccagagagggagGAGAGCTGCCCAacaccctgactgagatgtacatccacttcctggtggttcaggccgAAGTAAAGACAGacaagtatgatggaggagctgagacagatccacactggagtccagagagcaggaagatgatggagtctctgggaaaactggcttttgagcagctgcagaaaggaaacctgatcttctataAATCAGAtctgacagagtgtggcatcgatatctcagcagcctcagtgtactcaggagtgttcacacagatctttaaaGAGGAGAGAGGACTGAAGCAGaagaaggtgttctgcttcatccatctgagtgttcaggagtttctggctgctcttcatgtccatctgaccttcatcagcTCTGGAGTCAACCTGATGGGAGAACAATCAAAGTCTCAGAAGTCTAAAACACTAAAAGAGACTCTCTTCTACCAGAGTGCTGTGAACaaggccttagagagtccaaatggacacctggacctgttcctccgcttcctcctgggtctttcactgcagaccaatcagaagCTCCTACAagacctgctgacacagacaggaagtagctcacagaccaatcagaaaacagtcgattacatcaagaagaagatcagtgagaatctgtctgcagagagaagcattaatctgttccactgtctgaatgaactgaatgatcgttctctggtggaggagatccaacagtccctgagttcaggaagtcaCTCCACAGATAatctgtctcctgctcagtggtcagctctggtcttcatcttactgtcatcaggaaaagatctggatgtgtttgacctgaagaaatactctgcttcagaggaggctcttctgaggctgctgccagtggtcaaagcctccaacaaagctctgTACGTACAAACAtagatatatttctttttaaatacattCTTTACTTCTAAGctggagaaaaacagcagaatcaGCATTAAACTCAGTTTCAAATGAActtcactttatttataaagtgtCAGTTCACATCAAAATATCATCTTACAAGTGATGTGAGATGATACTTTGTTGGTGTCATGGTTTTAGCAACTGATTAGTCCACGAGCAGAACACACCCAGGAGACCaatgtaaagaataaatgtttattgATGATTACACGGATGGTCAGGTAACCGCAGATGCGGGAACTGGATTAGCACTGCACAAGAGGAGGTAGTTAGCGATGAATCGTTGATAGACACTGGAAAGGTAAGTGGGTGAACGGCTTACATATGAGGACAGGACATCCACCAGGGAGGAGTCTCGAGAGGCTCTTGAGGAATCCGAAGGTGGCGTGCGTCGGAGGGTGAACAGCGTTCGGTCAGAGCAGGCAATCCAGAGAGTCAGCAAGGTCTCATGGGCAAAAGTAATCTTCTCGGCTGAGTTCCTTTCTTGGTCCAGGAAAGGTGGTCCATTTAACTTGATCCAAGAGACGTGATAGTTCCGTGAACACCTGATGtcaaaagcaacaacaaaatacATGAGCTCGGACAAGAACTTAGCTTGGTCAGGAGGTAACGAACGTGCCACACGCGTGAACACTCCGACgaggaacttcttcttcttcttcttctttgagtTATTGGCGGGTTACGCTGTGCTTGCGCATACCGCCACCTACCGGTTCCTGGGAGATTCTGCTACCTACTGCTTAGATGCGGGCATATAGCCCTGTGGTTTTTAGGTACCTCAAAATTGCCCTTATATTGACGTCCCTTCCCAGCACTGTGGCCTGATCAAAGCCAGCTCCACCGTCCCCAAGCAGCTCGTCCTTCCActgtttcctttcctcttcATACACAGGACACTCAAACAATACGTGTTGGACTGTCTCCTCCTCCAACCTACATCCCACACACTGCCCTGATGCCACTCTTCCAAACCTACACTGAGTGCTGTTCAGTAATGTGTTGCCTATCCTCATTCTGGCGATGACAACCTCATCTCTCCTACTGCCACCCACCTTGGCTACCTTCCCCACCTCCTTTTGAATGTTGTACATGTGTCTTCCCTTTCTCTCCCTGTCCCACACCATCTGCCACTGCTTCACTACTGCCCTTTGAATGAGTGCTTTCGCTTCTCCCCGGCCTAAATGAACTGCTACGTCAGGTTCTGGCCTCTCTAAGGCTTTTTTTGCAAGGTTGTCGGCACGTTCATTTCCCCACACTCCAACATGTGCTGGGATCCATATGAAACTCACTGTGATTGCAGACCTTTCCAAGCGATATAAACCCATATACACTTCAATCAATAAGTCCATCCTACACGACCTTGATGACTGTATGCTGTTTATAACTGCAGCAGAGTCTGAACATATCACCACCTTTCTTGGCCGTGCCTCCTCCACCCACTCTAATGCCTTAACTATTGCGGTCATTTCGGTAGCATACACTGACAGATCATCTGTCAGTCTCCACATCTGGCTGACCCCTACTCTCCTGACCACCATGGAGGCCCCTGCACGCCCAGTCACTGGATCCTTAGAGCCGTCTGTGTAAATTTCAGTGCATGGGTGGTGTGTGTCTCTAATGTAGTTGTTGACATATCCTGCCAGATTTTCtatttctgtctctgtctcctcaTGTATATATTGCAGTATTGCCAAATCGACTGTCGGTTGTGGAAAAACCCAAGGCGGGACTGGAGATAAAGGCACCGTTGGAGCAATTGTTATGCTCTGAAGCCCTGCTTCCTGTACCCAGGACCCTATGCTCCAGCCAAAACCCCAGCCCCGCTTTGCTGCGTATTCCCAGCATTGCTCCAGGACTGCCTGAGCAATGTGTGTTCCCTCCCATGGCCTCCTAGGTTTGCCCAGTAAGCCAGGGCCAGTTTCTTTCTTCTTAATGCCAGTGGCATTTCCCCCAGTTCCACCTGTAGGCTGACGACTGGGGATGTCCTTAGTGCTCCACTACACAGTCTTAGTGCCTGGGATTGAACTCTGTCTAAAATCTTCAGCTGTGTGTCTGAGGCTGATCCATACACCATGCAACCATAATCAATTGCTGACCTTACCAGCGCATAATACATAGTCATTAGGGAGGTTCTGTCGGCCCCCCAGTCCAGTCCACTTAAACATCTGATCACgtttattacttttttacattttgtttcaaTTTTCTGAATATGGATTCTCCATGTCAGTTTCTTATCGAACCATAGTCCCAAGTATCTCACTACCTCCACCCTTTCCAGTGGCTCGCCATACAAATACAGCTTCACGTTGGTATCCACCTTTTTGTTAGTAAAAAATTCACAGCAGGTCTTTGATATGGAAAACTTAAATCCCCAGTTTCCTGCCCATTTTTCCACCTCCATAATGGCCTGTTGGATCTTGTTGACTACCAGGTTAACATTCCTCCCCCTTCTCCAAAGTGCTCCATCATCTGCATACAGTGAAACCACTATATCTaggtttacatttttaaaaatgtcatttatCATGATGTTGAACAATACCGGGCTAATGGCGCTGCCTTGCGGAGTTCCATTTTCCACCTTTGCAACTGATGATAGGTCTGCTCCTACTCTCACCTGTATTGTACGCCCAAATAGGA from Odontesthes bonariensis isolate fOdoBon6 chromosome 11, fOdoBon6.hap1, whole genome shotgun sequence includes:
- the LOC142391904 gene encoding NLR family CARD domain-containing protein 3-like isoform X4; this encodes MDLPLHFESDQHPSFKRAKMETPVEDPPTQAAPPPSAESELNRIRAEFVKRVPAEILKQLLDALLADGVFSDLEKEAIIEENQNRADKARRLIDDVRRKGEEAGRKMMEHLQKFDRTLSSELGLLSGPSAQKELLHRCQPKLKCNLTKKFQCVFEGIAKAGKPTLLNKIYTELYITEGGTGEVNDEHEVRQIEAASRKAGRAETTIRHEDIFKVPPGRDEPIRTVMTKGVAGIGKTVLTQKFTLDWAEGKANQDIQLMFPFTFRQLNLLKEEKFSLVELVHELFNEAKEAGICSFEEFQVLFIFDGLDECRPPLDFKKTTILTDPGKSTSVDVLLTNLIRGNLLPSARLWITTRPAAANQIPSSCVDMVTEVRGFTDPQKEEYFRKRFRDEEQASRIISHMKTSRSLHIMCHIPVFCWITATVLEDVLETREGGELPNTLTEMYIHFLVVQAEVKTDKYDGGAETDPHWSPESRKMMESLGKLAFEQLQKGNLIFYKSDLTECGIDISAASVYSGVFTQIFKEERGLKQKKVFCFIHLSVQEFLAALHVHLTFISSGVNLMGEQSKSQKSKTLKETLFYQSAVNKALESPNGHLDLFLRFLLGLSLQTNQKLLQDLLTQTGSSSQTNQKTVDYIKKKISENLSAERSINLFHCLNELNDRSLVEEIQQSLSSGSHSTDNLSPAQWSALVFILLSSGKDLDVFDLKKYSASEEALLRLLPVVKASNKALLSGCNLSERSCAALSSALSSQSSSLTELGLSNNNLQDSGVKQLSAGLKSPNCRMETLGLSGCLITEEGCASLAEAVTSNPSHLRELDLSYNHPGDSGVKLLTAALKDPHKLRVEPAGERWLTPGLRKYSCRLTIDTNTVNRKLKLSDNNRKVTCVKEVQSYPDHPEKFDSWCLQLLCSNVLTGRCYWEVEWRGGVSISVSYRGIRRRGGSDCVFGWNDQSWSLRCSDGSYSVCHNNRETQISSSSSSSSVSNRAAVYVDRPAGTLSFYRVSSDTLIHLHTFNTSFTEEPLHPGFKFWFPGSSVSLC
- the LOC142391904 gene encoding NLR family CARD domain-containing protein 3-like isoform X2, whose product is METPVEDPPTQAAPPPSAESELNRIRAEFVKRVPAEILKQLLDALLADGVFSDLEKEAIIEENQNRADKARRLIDDVRRKGEEAGRKMMEHLQKFDRTLSSELGLLSGPSAQKELLHRCQPKLKCNLTKKFQCVFEGIAKAGKPTLLNKIYTELYITEGGTGEVNDEHEVRQIEAASRKAGRAETTIRHEDIFKVPPGRDEPIRTVMTKGVAGIGKTVLTQKFTLDWAEGKANQDIQLMFPFTFRQLNLLKEEKFSLVELVHELFNEAKEAGICSFEEFQVLFIFDGLDECRPPLDFKKTTILTDPGKSTSVDVLLTNLIRGNLLPSARLWITTRPAAANQIPSSCVDMVTEVRGFTDPQKEEYFRKRFRDEEQASRIISHMKTSRSLHIMCHIPVFCWITATVLEDVLETREGGELPNTLTEMYIHFLVVQAEVKTDKYDGGAETDPHWSPESRKMMESLGKLAFEQLQKGNLIFYKSDLTECGIDISAASVYSGVFTQIFKEERGLKQKKVFCFIHLSVQEFLAALHVHLTFISSGVNLMGEQSKSQKSKTLKETLFYQSAVNKALESPNGHLDLFLRFLLGLSLQTNQKLLQDLLTQTGSSSQTNQKTVDYIKKKISENLSAERSINLFHCLNELNDRSLVEEIQQSLSSGSHSTDNLSPAQWSALVFILLSSGKDLDVFDLKKYSASEEALLRLLPVVKASNKALLSGCNLSERSCAALSSVLSSQSSSLTELGLSNNNLQDSGVKQVSAGLKSPNCRLKKLRLSGCNLSDEGCEALSSVLSSQSSRLTELGLSNNNLQDSGVKQLSAGLKSPNCRMETLGLSGCNLSERSCAALSSALSSQSSSLTELGLSNNNLQDSGVKQLSAGLKSPNCRMETLGLSGCLITEEGCASLAEAVTSNPSHLRELDLSYNHPGDSGVKLLTAALKDPHKLRVEPAGERWLTPGLRKYSCRLTIDTNTVNRKLKLSDNNRKVTCVKEVQSYPDHPEKFDSWCLQLLCSNVLTGRCYWEVEWRGGVSISVSYRGIRRRGGSDCVFGWNDQSWSLRCSDGSYSVCHNNRETQISSSSSSSSVSNRAAVYVDRPAGTLSFYRVSSDTLIHLHTFNTSFTEEPLHPGFKFWFPGSSVSLC